The following coding sequences lie in one Oncorhynchus masou masou isolate Uvic2021 unplaced genomic scaffold, UVic_Omas_1.1 unplaced_scaffold_532, whole genome shotgun sequence genomic window:
- the LOC135535926 gene encoding probable serine/threonine-protein kinase clkA — protein sequence MVTIWNKHTACLRDTPSRGMFRLKNSSTSCNTQDRVQQPLFLQPLFQQPLFQLHSSSNHSSSSTLPAPLFQQPLFQLHSSSNHSSSNHSSYNHSSYNPSSYNHSSYNPSSYHHSSYNHSSYNPSSYHHSSYNHSSYNHSSYNPSSYHHSSYNHSSYNHSSYNHSSSKHSSYNHSSSKHSSYNHSSSNHSSSNHSSYNHSSYNPSSYNPSSYNPSSYNHSSYNHSCYNHSSYNHSSYNHSSSKHSSYNHSSSNHSSYNHSSSNHSSYNHSSSNHSSYNHSSYNHSSYNHSSSNHSSSNHSSYNHSSYNPSSYNPSSYNPSSYNHSSYNHSCYNHSSYNHSSYNHSSSKHSSYNHSSSNHSSYNHSSSNHSSYNHSSSNHSSYNHSSYNHSSYNHSSYNHSSSNHSSYNHSSYNHSSCSA from the exons ATGGTCACGATCTGGAACAAACACACTGCCTGTTTAAGAGACACGCCCAGCAGAGGAATGTTCAGGTTAAAGAATTCTTCAACTAGCTGCAACACGCAGGACAGGGTGCAG CAACCACTCTTCCTACAACCACTCTTCCAGCAACCACTCTTCCAGCTCCACTCTTCCAGCAACCACTCTTCCAGCTCCACTCTTCCAGCTCCACTCTTCCAGCAACCACTCTTCCAGCTCCACTCTTCCAGCAACCACTCTTCCAGCAACCACTCTTCCTACAACCACTCTTCCTACAACCCCTCTTCCTACAACCACTCTTCCTACAACCCCTCTTCCTACCACCACTCTTCCTACAACCACTCTTCCTACAACCCCTCTTCCTACCACCACTCTTCCTACAACCACTCTTCCTACAACCACTCTTCCTACAACCCCTCTTCCTACCACCACTCTTCCTACAACCACTCTTCCTACAACCACTCTTCCTACAACCACTCTTCCAGCAAACACTCTTCCTACAACCACTCTTCCAGCAAACACTCTTCCTACAACCACTCTTCTAGCAACCACTCTTCCAGCAACCACTCTTCCTACAACCACTCTTCCTACAACCCCTCTTCCTACAACCCCTCTTCCTACAACCCCTCTTCCTACAACCACTCTTCCTACAACCACTCTTGCTACAACCACTCTTCCTACAACCACTCTTCCTACAACCACTCTTCCAGCAAACACTCTTCCTACAACCACTCTTCCAGCAACCACTCTTCCTACAACCACTCTTCCAGCAACCACTCTTCCTACAACCACTCTTCCAGCAACCACTCTTCCTACAACCACTCTTCCTACAACCACTCTTCCTACAACCACTCTTCTAGCAACCACTCTTCCAGCAACCACTCTTCCTACAACCACTCTTCCTACAACCCCTCTTCCTACAACCCCTCTTCCTACAACCCCTCTTCCTACAACCACTCTTCCTACAACCACTCTTGCTACAACCACTCTTCCTACAACCACTCTTCCTACAACCACTCTTCCAGCAAACACTCTTCCTACAACCACTCTTCCAGCAACCACTCTTCCTACAACCACTCTTCCAGCAACCACTCTTCCTACAACCACTCTTCCAGCAACCACTCTTCCTACAACCACTCTTCCTACAACCACTCTTCCTACAACCACTCTTCCTACAACCACTCTTCCAGCAACCACTCTTCCTACAACCACTCTTCCTACAACCACTCTTCCtgctctgcttag